ACCTTTACGGGATAGAAGACCTCACGGACGACACCGTCGAGCCGCTGAGCGAGAAGATGAACGCCGCGCCGAGAGAGACCTGGACGCGCGAGGTCTTCGACCGCTCGGGGATTGACGTCGCGCTGGGCAACGTCTGGGACGGCAGCCCGGTATACCCCCGCACCGACTATCCCGACCTGTTTGTCTACGACATGGCCGACGACTTCACGCCGTTGGACTTCAGCTATCTGTCGAAAGACACCGACATGCCCGTGGGAAGCCTGCATGAGTACCTGTCGGTTATTGATCACTATTTCGAGCGGTATGCGTGTCAGGCATCGGCCCTCAAGATCGGTCGGGCCTACAATAGGACGCTTGCATTCCAGGACGTCTCGCGCGGTTGGGCCGAGCGGTCGTTCCTGCAGATCGTGAAGGGCCATCCGACGAATGCCGAGCGACGTTCGGTCGAGGATTTCATCGTCCACTACCTGATGACGAAATGCGAGGAGTATGAACTGCCCGTCAAGTTCCACACCGGCGTGCAGGAGGGCAACTGCAACGACATCAGGAACAGCCGGGCCGCGCTCCTCATCCCGCTGTTCATGAAGTACCCGAACGTGAAGTTCGACATCTACCACATCTCCTGGCCGTACACCGAGGAGTTGGCCAACATCTGCAAGAACTTCCCGAACGTCTGGATTGATTTCTGCTGGGCATGGATATTCAACCCGCCCGCCGCTCGAAGATATCTCTCCGACATGCTGGAGACAGTGCCGCTCACGAAGATTCACGGATTCGGCGGCGACTTCATCTTTGTCGAGGGTACGTACGGCCATTCCCGAATAGCCCGTCGGGGGATAGCCCGGGTGCTCTCGGACAAGGTTGCCGATGGACGCTTCAACGAGGAGTACGCCGTCTGGGCCGCCCAGCGCCTCCTCCGCGGGAACGCGCTCGAGAACTTCCGCGTAGAGGAGAAAAGGTCGCTGTAGGGGCGAAACATTGGCCCGTCGATCAGATACCGGTCTGCGGACCTGATCGCCAATGGTTCGCCCGGCGACTGTGCAGGACATCCGCCCTCCTCGCGAGAACAGTTTCATCACTGCGAGGAAATGAGGTCTTAACATGAGCAATACAATCCGCGTAACCGTCTGGAACGAGTTCCGGCACGAGAAGCATGCCGACCACCCGGCGAGCACGATCTATCCCGACGGCATGCACGAGGCCATCGCCGAGCACCTCCGCATGCAGCCCGATATGAAGGTCCGCACCGCCACGCTCGACGAGCCGGAGCACGGATTGACCGATGCCGTCCTCGCCGAGACCGACGTCATGACCTGGTGGGGGCACATGGCGCACGACGAGGTGGACGATTCCATCGTCGGCAAGGTTCAGCAGAGGGTCTGGGACGGAATGGGGTTGATAGTCCTCCACTCGGGCCACATGTCGAAGATATTCCAGCGGCTCATGGGCACGTTCTGCATGCTCAGATGGCGCGAGGCCGACGAGAAGGAACGCCTGTGGGTCATAGATCCGAGCCACCCCATCACCGAAGGCGTCGGCGAGTACTTCGAGCTTCCAGAGGAAGAAATGTACGGCGAGAGGTTCGACATCCCTCAGCCGGACGAACTGGTCTTTGTGAGCTGGTTCCAGGGCGGCGAGGTCTTCCGAAGCGGGTGCTGCTGGCATCGGGGTCGGGGCAAGGTCTTCTACTTCCGGCCCGGCCACGAGAGCTATCCGACCTACAAGGATCCGAACGTGCTGAAGGTTATCGAGAACGCCGTGCGATGGGCCGCGCCGGGGAACACCCCCGTCCCTACCTTCGGCAACTGCCCGCCGCTCGAACCACTGGGAACCTGATGGCTTCTGCCCGCGTCATTCCTGTTGACGGAGGCAAACGAAATGAGCAAGGGTTACGGGCTGTTTTTCGCGATTGCGATCCTGATCGTGATCGCCGCCGGGTTCGCATACATGGTTCAGAGCACGAATGCCCCGATGCCGGCGTCCGATTCGTGCGCTCCTGTCCCCTCAGGCGGCGGGTGAGGTCCGGCGACTCCGGAGGCCGGTCCGGCTTCCCCTCTTGCTTCGGATTTCACGCTCGAGTCGCTCGACGGCAAACAGGTCTCCCTGTCCGACTTTCGCGGTGGGATCGTGATACTGGATT
This is a stretch of genomic DNA from Armatimonadota bacterium. It encodes these proteins:
- a CDS encoding amidohydrolase family protein, with the translated sequence MHTELHNRILAEVERVSIVDTHEHLTLPFQLARMGRIDFGRLFTHYASCDLISAGMSPQEMAQVQRMDSDLSPAEKWRLVEPWYRRAWNTGYCECIRIAVRDLYGIEDLTDDTVEPLSEKMNAAPRETWTREVFDRSGIDVALGNVWDGSPVYPRTDYPDLFVYDMADDFTPLDFSYLSKDTDMPVGSLHEYLSVIDHYFERYACQASALKIGRAYNRTLAFQDVSRGWAERSFLQIVKGHPTNAERRSVEDFIVHYLMTKCEEYELPVKFHTGVQEGNCNDIRNSRAALLIPLFMKYPNVKFDIYHISWPYTEELANICKNFPNVWIDFCWAWIFNPPAARRYLSDMLETVPLTKIHGFGGDFIFVEGTYGHSRIARRGIARVLSDKVADGRFNEEYAVWAAQRLLRGNALENFRVEEKRSL
- a CDS encoding ThuA domain-containing protein, with the translated sequence MSNTIRVTVWNEFRHEKHADHPASTIYPDGMHEAIAEHLRMQPDMKVRTATLDEPEHGLTDAVLAETDVMTWWGHMAHDEVDDSIVGKVQQRVWDGMGLIVLHSGHMSKIFQRLMGTFCMLRWREADEKERLWVIDPSHPITEGVGEYFELPEEEMYGERFDIPQPDELVFVSWFQGGEVFRSGCCWHRGRGKVFYFRPGHESYPTYKDPNVLKVIENAVRWAAPGNTPVPTFGNCPPLEPLGT